In Betta splendens chromosome 19, fBetSpl5.4, whole genome shotgun sequence, the following proteins share a genomic window:
- the qrfprb gene encoding pyroglutamylated RF-amide peptide receptor: MAAASTDSGRGSTRITPEVLREMLQFYNLSREEFINTYNIQPLVYVPELPHSAKTTFVIMYVVIFALALAGNSLVIYIVVKKRTMQTATDIFICSLAVSDLLITFFCVPFTLLQNISSEWFGGVLVCKTVPFVQTTAIVTGILTMTCIAVERYQGIVFPLRMRRQYSSKRAYKMLGLVWIASVMVGSPMLFVQQLQVKYDFLYDHYHVCCQESWRSLTHRQAYTTFIMAALFLLPLAAMLFLYTRIGIELWIRKRVGDSSVLNTMNHREISKISRKKKRAVKMMITIVLLFTICWAPFHTVHMLFEYYDLEKKYDGVTLNMIIAIVQAIGFSNSFNNPIVYAFMNENFKKSCVSTLSHCLRKPNQQGGAAAGPKLSVQFVKPQSREAFMESDEGNSSKQRSADKGPSTSLHGESSLEVIGEKISTIQTELPANSSSQVK, translated from the exons ATGGCAGCGGCGTCCACGGATTCGGGCCGGGGCTCCACCAGGATAACGCCCGAAGTGCTGCGGGAGATGCTCCAGTTCTACAACCTGAGCCGCGAGGAGTTCATCAACACCTACAACATCCAGCCGCTCGTCTACGTCCCCGAGCTGCCGCACAGCGCCAAGACCACCTTCGTGATCATGTACGTCGTCATCTTCGCGCTGGCGCTGGCTGGAAACAGTTTGGTCATCTACATAGTAGTGAAGAAGCGGACGATGCAGACGGCCACCGACATCTTCATCTGCTCCCTGGCGGTCAGCGACCTGCTCATCACCTTCTTCTGCGTCcccttcacgctgctgcagaacaTCTCGTCCGAGTGGTTCGGGG GGGTTCTGGTTTGCAAGACGGTGCCCTTCGTGCAGACCACAGCCATAGTGACGGGCATCCTCACCATGACCTGCATCGCCGTCGAGCGATACCAGGGGATCGTCTTCCccctgaggatgaggaggcagtACTCGTCGAAGAGGGCGTACAAGATGCTCG GGctcgtctggatcgcctctgtgATGGTGGGTTCGCCAATGCTGTTTGTCCAACAGCTCCag GTGAAGTACGACTTCCTGTACGACCACTACCACGTGTGCTGCCAGGAGAGCTGGCGCTCGCTCACCCACCGGCAGGCCTACACCACCTTCATCATGGCCGCCCTATTCCTGCTCCCGTTGGCCGCCATGCTCTTCCTCTACACGCGCATCGGCATCGAGCTGTGGATCCGCAAGCGCGTGGGGGACTCGTCCGTCCTCAACACCATGAACCACAGGGAGATCAGTAAAATCTCAAG GAAGAAGAAACGAGCTGTCAAAATGATGATCACCATTGTTCTGCTGTTCACCATTTGCTGGGCACCGTTTCATACAGTCCACATGCTGTTTGAGTACT ACGACCTGGAGAAGAAATATGATGGCGTCACGCTGAACATGATCATCGCCATCGTCCAGGCCATCGGGTTCTCCAACAGCTTCAACAACCCCATCGTCTACGCCTTCATGAACGAGAACTTCAAGAAGAGCTGCGTCTCCACCCTCTCCCACTGCCTGCGGAAGCCCAACCAGCagggcggcgccgcggccgggcCCAAGCTGAGCGTGCAGTTCGTCAAGCCCCAGAGCAGGGAGGCGTTCATGGAGTCGGACGAGGGGAACAGCTCGAAGCAGCGCTCGGCCGACAAGGGGCCGTCGACGTCGCTGCACGGCGAGTCCTCGCTGGAAGTAATAGGAGAAAAGATCTCCACCATTCAAACGGAGCTGCCGGCGAACAGCTCCTCCCAAGTCAAATGA